In Papio anubis isolate 15944 chromosome 20, Panubis1.0, whole genome shotgun sequence, a single window of DNA contains:
- the PRMT1 gene encoding protein arginine N-methyltransferase 1 isoform X2, with protein MAAAEAANCIMEVSCGQAESSEKPNAEDMTSKDYYFDSYAHFGIHEEMLKDEVRTLTYRNSMFHNRHLFKDKVVLDVGSGTGILCMFAAKAGARKVIGIECSSISDYAVKIVKANKLDHVVTIIKGKVEEVELPVEKVDIIISEWMGYCLFYESMLNTVLYARDKWLAPDGLIFPDRATLYVTAIEDRQYKDYKIHWWENVYGFDMSCIKDVAIKEPLVDVVDPKQLVTNACLIKEVDIYTVKVEDLTFTSPFCLQVKRNDYVHALVAYFNIEFTRCHKRTGFSTSPESPYTHWKQTVFYMEDYLTVKTGEEIFGTIGMRPNAKNNRDLDFTIDLDFKGQLCELSCSTDYRMR; from the exons ATGGCGGCAGCCGAGGCCGCGAACTGCATCATGGAG GTGTCCTGTGGCCAGGCGGAAAGCAGCGAGAAGCCCAATGCTGAGGACATGACATCCAAAGATTACTACTTTGACTCCTACGCCCACTTTGGCATCCACGAG GAGATGTTGAAGGACGAGGTGCGTACCCTCACGTACCGCAACTCCATGTTTCACAACCGGCACCTCTTCAAGGACAAGGTGGTGCTGGACGTCGGCTCGGGCACCGGCATCCTCTGCATGTTCGCCGCCAAGGCCGGGGCCCGCAAGGTCATTGGG ATCGAGTGTTCCAGTATCTCTGATTATGCGGTGAAGATTGTCAAAGCCAACAAGTTAGACCATG TGGTGACCATCATCAAGGGGAAGGTGGAGGAGGTAGAGCTCCCGGTGGAGAAGGTGGACATCATCATCAGTGAGTGGATGGGCTACTGCCTCTTCTACGAGTCCATGCTCAACACCGTGCTCTACGCCCGGGACAAGTGGCTG GCACCCGATGGCCTCATCTTCCCAGACCGGGCCACGCTGTATGTGACGGCCATCGAGGACCGGCAGTACAAAGACTACAAGATCCACT gGTGGGAGAACGTGTATGGCTTCGACATGTCTTGCATCAAAGATGTGGCCATCAAGGAGCCCCTAGTGGATGTGGTGGACCCCAAACAGCTGGTCACCAACGCCTGCCTCATAAAG GAGGTGGACATCTACACCGTCAAGGTGGAAGACCTGACGTTCACCTCCCCATTCTGCCTGCAAGTGAAGCGGAATGACTACGTGCACGCCCTGGTGGCCTACTTCAACATCGAGTTCACTCGTTGCCATAAGAGGACGGGCTTCTCCACCA GCCCTGAGTCCCCGTACACGCACTGGAAGCAGACAGTGTTCTACATGGAGGACTACCTGACCGTGAAGACGGGCGAGGAGATCTTCGGCACCATCGGCATGCGGCCCAATGCCAAGAACAAC CGGGACCTGGACTTCACCATCGACCTGGACTTCAAGGGCCAGCTGTGCGAGCTGTCCTGCTCCACTGACTACCGGATGCGCTGA
- the BCL2L12 gene encoding bcl-2-like protein 12 isoform X1 yields the protein MAGSEELGLREDTLRVLAAFLRRGEAAGSPVPTPLRSPAQEEPTDFLSRLRRCLPCSLGRGAAPPESPRPCSLPIRPCYGSEPGPATPDFYALVAQRLEQLVQEQLKSPPSPELQGPPPTEKEAILRRLVALLEEEAEVINQKEGILAASPVDLNLPLD from the exons ATGGCAGGCTCTGAAGAGCTGGGGCTCCGGGAAGACACGCTGAGGGTCCTAGCTGCCTTCCTTAGGCGTGGTGAGGCTGCCGGGTCTCCTGTTCCAACTCCACTCAG AAGCCCTGCCCAAGAAGAGCCAACAGACTTCCTGAGCCGCCTTCGAAGATGTCTTCCCTGCTCCCTGGGGCGAGGAGCAGCACCCCCTGAGTCCCCTCGGCCTTGCTCTCTGCCCATCCGCCCCTGCTATGGTTCAGAGCCTG GCCCAGCTACTCCAGACTTCTATGCCTTGGTGGCTCAGCGGCTGGAACAGCTGGTCCAAGAGCAACTGAAATCTCCACCTAGCCCAG AATTACAGGGTCCCCCACCCACAGAGAAGGAAGCCATACTGCGGAGGCTGGTGGCCctgctggaggaggaggcagaagtcATTAACCAGAAG GAGGGCATCCTGGCCGCCTCACCCGTGGACTTGAACTTGCCATTGGACTGA
- the IRF3 gene encoding interferon regulatory factor 3 isoform X1, with translation MGTPKPRILPWLVSQLDLGQLEGVAWVNESRTRFRIPWKHGLRQDAQEEDFRIFQAWAEATGAYVPGRDKPDLPTWKRNFRSALNRKDGLCLAEDRSKDPHDPHKIYEFVNSGLPDRGSCGRLGSQGFLAPLLPSPPFSTGVGDFSQPDSSPDTNGGGSTSDTQENILDELLGNMVLAPLPDPGPPSLAVAPQPLRSPSLDSPTPFPNLEPSENPLKRLLVPGEEWEFEVTAFYRGRQVFQQTISCPEGLRLVGSEVGDRTLPGWPITLPDPGMSLTDRGVMSYVRHVLSSLGGGLALRRAGQRLWAQRLGHCHTYWAVSEELLNSGHGPDGEVPKDKEGGVFDLGPFIVDLITFTEGSGRSPRYALWFCVGESWPQDQPWTKRLVMVKVVPTCLRALVEIARVGGASSLENTVDLHISNSHPLSLTSDQYKAYLQDLVEDMDFQGPGET, from the exons ATGGGAACCCCAAAGCCACGGATCCTGCCCTGGCTGGTGTCGCAGCTGGACCTGGGGCAACTGGAGGGCGTGGCCTGGGTGAACGAGAGCCGCACGCGCTTCCGCATCCCTTGGAAGCACGGCCTACGGCAGGATGCACAGGAGGAGGATTTCAGAATCTTCCAG GCCTGGGCCGAGGCCACTGGTGCGTACGTTCCCGGGAGGGATAAGCCAGACCTGCCAACCTGGAAGAGGAATTTCCGTTCTGCCCTCAACCGCAAAGATGGGTTGTGTTTAGCAGAGGACCGGAGCAAGGACCCTCACGACCCACATAAGATCTACGAGTTTGTGAACTCAGGTCTGCCAGATCGGGGTTCATGTGGGAGGCTGGGGTCCCAAGGGTTCCTGGCACCCCTACTCCCCTCACCACCTTTCTCAACAGGAGTTGGGGACTTTTCCCAGCCAGACTCCTCTCCGGACACCAATGGCGGAGGCAGTACTTCTGATACCCAG GAAAACATTCTGGATGAGTTACTGGGTAACATGGTGTTGGCCCCACTGCCAGATCCAGGACCCCCAAGCCTGGCTGTAGCCCCTCAGCCCCTGCGGAGCCCCAGCTTGGACAGTCCCACTCCCTTCCCAAACCTGGAGCCCTCTGAGAACCCACTGAAGCGGCTGTTGGTGCCGGGGGAAG AGTGGGAGTTCGAGGTGACAGCCTTCTACCGGGGCCGCCAAGTCTTCCAGCAGACCATCTCCTGCCCGGAGGGCCTGCGGCTGGTGGGGTCCGAAGTGGGAGACAGGACGCTGCCTGGATGGCCAATCACACTGCCAGACCCTGGCATGTCCCTGACAGACAGGGGAGTGATGAGCTACGTGAGGCACGTGCTGAGCTCCCTGGGTGGGGGACTGGCTCTGCGGCGGGCCGGGCAGCGGCTCTGGGCCCAGCGGCTGGGGCACTGCCACACATACTGGGCAGTGAGCGAGGAGCTGCTCAACAGCGGGCATGGGCCTGATGGCGAGGTCCCCAAGGACAAGGAAGGAGGCGTGTTCGACCTGGGGCCCTTCATTGTAG ATCTGATCACCTTCACGGAAGGAAGTGGACGCTCACCACGCTATGCCCTCTGGTTCTGTGTGGGGGAGTCATGGCCCCAGGACCAGCCATGGACCAAGAGGCTCGTGATGGTCAAG GTTGTGCCCACGTGCCTCAGGGCCTTGGTAGAAATCGCCCGGGTAGGGGGTGCCTCCTCCCTGGAGAACACTGTGGACCTGCACATTTCCAACAGCCACCCACTCTCCCTCACCTCTGACCAGTACAAGGCCTACCTGCAGGACCTGGTGGAGGATATGGATTTCCAGGGCCCTGGGGAGACCTGA
- the IRF3 gene encoding interferon regulatory factor 3 isoform X4, with protein sequence MLGRKQGWSCPVTAVKPGKPAWAEATGAYVPGRDKPDLPTWKRNFRSALNRKDGLCLAEDRSKDPHDPHKIYEFVNSGVGDFSQPDSSPDTNGGGSTSDTQENILDELLGNMVLAPLPDPGPPSLAVAPQPLRSPSLDSPTPFPNLEPSENPLKRLLVPGEEWEFEVTAFYRGRQVFQQTISCPEGLRLVGSEVGDRTLPGWPITLPDPGMSLTDRGVMSYVRHVLSSLGGGLALRRAGQRLWAQRLGHCHTYWAVSEELLNSGHGPDGEVPKDKEGGVFDLGPFIVDLITFTEGSGRSPRYALWFCVGESWPQDQPWTKRLVMVKVVPTCLRALVEIARVGGASSLENTVDLHISNSHPLSLTSDQYKAYLQDLVEDMDFQGPGET encoded by the exons ATGCTGGGGCGCAAGCAGGGTTGGAGCTGCCCGGTTACGGCAGTAAAACCGGGAAAGCCG GCCTGGGCCGAGGCCACTGGTGCGTACGTTCCCGGGAGGGATAAGCCAGACCTGCCAACCTGGAAGAGGAATTTCCGTTCTGCCCTCAACCGCAAAGATGGGTTGTGTTTAGCAGAGGACCGGAGCAAGGACCCTCACGACCCACATAAGATCTACGAGTTTGTGAACTCAG GAGTTGGGGACTTTTCCCAGCCAGACTCCTCTCCGGACACCAATGGCGGAGGCAGTACTTCTGATACCCAG GAAAACATTCTGGATGAGTTACTGGGTAACATGGTGTTGGCCCCACTGCCAGATCCAGGACCCCCAAGCCTGGCTGTAGCCCCTCAGCCCCTGCGGAGCCCCAGCTTGGACAGTCCCACTCCCTTCCCAAACCTGGAGCCCTCTGAGAACCCACTGAAGCGGCTGTTGGTGCCGGGGGAAG AGTGGGAGTTCGAGGTGACAGCCTTCTACCGGGGCCGCCAAGTCTTCCAGCAGACCATCTCCTGCCCGGAGGGCCTGCGGCTGGTGGGGTCCGAAGTGGGAGACAGGACGCTGCCTGGATGGCCAATCACACTGCCAGACCCTGGCATGTCCCTGACAGACAGGGGAGTGATGAGCTACGTGAGGCACGTGCTGAGCTCCCTGGGTGGGGGACTGGCTCTGCGGCGGGCCGGGCAGCGGCTCTGGGCCCAGCGGCTGGGGCACTGCCACACATACTGGGCAGTGAGCGAGGAGCTGCTCAACAGCGGGCATGGGCCTGATGGCGAGGTCCCCAAGGACAAGGAAGGAGGCGTGTTCGACCTGGGGCCCTTCATTGTAG ATCTGATCACCTTCACGGAAGGAAGTGGACGCTCACCACGCTATGCCCTCTGGTTCTGTGTGGGGGAGTCATGGCCCCAGGACCAGCCATGGACCAAGAGGCTCGTGATGGTCAAG GTTGTGCCCACGTGCCTCAGGGCCTTGGTAGAAATCGCCCGGGTAGGGGGTGCCTCCTCCCTGGAGAACACTGTGGACCTGCACATTTCCAACAGCCACCCACTCTCCCTCACCTCTGACCAGTACAAGGCCTACCTGCAGGACCTGGTGGAGGATATGGATTTCCAGGGCCCTGGGGAGACCTGA
- the PRMT1 gene encoding protein arginine N-methyltransferase 1 isoform X3 produces MVGMAEVSCGQAESSEKPNAEDMTSKDYYFDSYAHFGIHEEMLKDEVRTLTYRNSMFHNRHLFKDKVVLDVGSGTGILCMFAAKAGARKVIGIECSSISDYAVKIVKANKLDHVVTIIKGKVEEVELPVEKVDIIISEWMGYCLFYESMLNTVLYARDKWLAPDGLIFPDRATLYVTAIEDRQYKDYKIHWWENVYGFDMSCIKDVAIKEPLVDVVDPKQLVTNACLIKEVDIYTVKVEDLTFTSPFCLQVKRNDYVHALVAYFNIEFTRCHKRTGFSTSPESPYTHWKQTVFYMEDYLTVKTGEEIFGTIGMRPNAKNNRDLDFTIDLDFKGQLCELSCSTDYRMR; encoded by the exons ATGGTAGGCATGGCTGAG GTGTCCTGTGGCCAGGCGGAAAGCAGCGAGAAGCCCAATGCTGAGGACATGACATCCAAAGATTACTACTTTGACTCCTACGCCCACTTTGGCATCCACGAG GAGATGTTGAAGGACGAGGTGCGTACCCTCACGTACCGCAACTCCATGTTTCACAACCGGCACCTCTTCAAGGACAAGGTGGTGCTGGACGTCGGCTCGGGCACCGGCATCCTCTGCATGTTCGCCGCCAAGGCCGGGGCCCGCAAGGTCATTGGG ATCGAGTGTTCCAGTATCTCTGATTATGCGGTGAAGATTGTCAAAGCCAACAAGTTAGACCATG TGGTGACCATCATCAAGGGGAAGGTGGAGGAGGTAGAGCTCCCGGTGGAGAAGGTGGACATCATCATCAGTGAGTGGATGGGCTACTGCCTCTTCTACGAGTCCATGCTCAACACCGTGCTCTACGCCCGGGACAAGTGGCTG GCACCCGATGGCCTCATCTTCCCAGACCGGGCCACGCTGTATGTGACGGCCATCGAGGACCGGCAGTACAAAGACTACAAGATCCACT gGTGGGAGAACGTGTATGGCTTCGACATGTCTTGCATCAAAGATGTGGCCATCAAGGAGCCCCTAGTGGATGTGGTGGACCCCAAACAGCTGGTCACCAACGCCTGCCTCATAAAG GAGGTGGACATCTACACCGTCAAGGTGGAAGACCTGACGTTCACCTCCCCATTCTGCCTGCAAGTGAAGCGGAATGACTACGTGCACGCCCTGGTGGCCTACTTCAACATCGAGTTCACTCGTTGCCATAAGAGGACGGGCTTCTCCACCA GCCCTGAGTCCCCGTACACGCACTGGAAGCAGACAGTGTTCTACATGGAGGACTACCTGACCGTGAAGACGGGCGAGGAGATCTTCGGCACCATCGGCATGCGGCCCAATGCCAAGAACAAC CGGGACCTGGACTTCACCATCGACCTGGACTTCAAGGGCCAGCTGTGCGAGCTGTCCTGCTCCACTGACTACCGGATGCGCTGA
- the IRF3 gene encoding interferon regulatory factor 3 isoform X2 — protein MGTPKPRILPWLVSQLDLGQLEGVAWVNESRTRFRIPWKHGLRQDAQEEDFRIFQAWAEATGAYVPGRDKPDLPTWKRNFRSALNRKDGLCLAEDRSKDPHDPHKIYEFVNSGVGDFSQPDSSPDTNGGGSTSDTQENILDELLGNMVLAPLPDPGPPSLAVAPQPLRSPSLDSPTPFPNLEPSENPLKRLLVPGEEWEFEVTAFYRGRQVFQQTISCPEGLRLVGSEVGDRTLPGWPITLPDPGMSLTDRGVMSYVRHVLSSLGGGLALRRAGQRLWAQRLGHCHTYWAVSEELLNSGHGPDGEVPKDKEGGVFDLGPFIVDLITFTEGSGRSPRYALWFCVGESWPQDQPWTKRLVMVKVVPTCLRALVEIARVGGASSLENTVDLHISNSHPLSLTSDQYKAYLQDLVEDMDFQGPGET, from the exons ATGGGAACCCCAAAGCCACGGATCCTGCCCTGGCTGGTGTCGCAGCTGGACCTGGGGCAACTGGAGGGCGTGGCCTGGGTGAACGAGAGCCGCACGCGCTTCCGCATCCCTTGGAAGCACGGCCTACGGCAGGATGCACAGGAGGAGGATTTCAGAATCTTCCAG GCCTGGGCCGAGGCCACTGGTGCGTACGTTCCCGGGAGGGATAAGCCAGACCTGCCAACCTGGAAGAGGAATTTCCGTTCTGCCCTCAACCGCAAAGATGGGTTGTGTTTAGCAGAGGACCGGAGCAAGGACCCTCACGACCCACATAAGATCTACGAGTTTGTGAACTCAG GAGTTGGGGACTTTTCCCAGCCAGACTCCTCTCCGGACACCAATGGCGGAGGCAGTACTTCTGATACCCAG GAAAACATTCTGGATGAGTTACTGGGTAACATGGTGTTGGCCCCACTGCCAGATCCAGGACCCCCAAGCCTGGCTGTAGCCCCTCAGCCCCTGCGGAGCCCCAGCTTGGACAGTCCCACTCCCTTCCCAAACCTGGAGCCCTCTGAGAACCCACTGAAGCGGCTGTTGGTGCCGGGGGAAG AGTGGGAGTTCGAGGTGACAGCCTTCTACCGGGGCCGCCAAGTCTTCCAGCAGACCATCTCCTGCCCGGAGGGCCTGCGGCTGGTGGGGTCCGAAGTGGGAGACAGGACGCTGCCTGGATGGCCAATCACACTGCCAGACCCTGGCATGTCCCTGACAGACAGGGGAGTGATGAGCTACGTGAGGCACGTGCTGAGCTCCCTGGGTGGGGGACTGGCTCTGCGGCGGGCCGGGCAGCGGCTCTGGGCCCAGCGGCTGGGGCACTGCCACACATACTGGGCAGTGAGCGAGGAGCTGCTCAACAGCGGGCATGGGCCTGATGGCGAGGTCCCCAAGGACAAGGAAGGAGGCGTGTTCGACCTGGGGCCCTTCATTGTAG ATCTGATCACCTTCACGGAAGGAAGTGGACGCTCACCACGCTATGCCCTCTGGTTCTGTGTGGGGGAGTCATGGCCCCAGGACCAGCCATGGACCAAGAGGCTCGTGATGGTCAAG GTTGTGCCCACGTGCCTCAGGGCCTTGGTAGAAATCGCCCGGGTAGGGGGTGCCTCCTCCCTGGAGAACACTGTGGACCTGCACATTTCCAACAGCCACCCACTCTCCCTCACCTCTGACCAGTACAAGGCCTACCTGCAGGACCTGGTGGAGGATATGGATTTCCAGGGCCCTGGGGAGACCTGA
- the IRF3 gene encoding interferon regulatory factor 3 isoform X3, translating into MGTPKPRILPWLVSQLDLGQLEGVAWVNESRTRFRIPWKHGLRQDAQEEDFRIFQAWAEATGAYVPGRDKPDLPTWKRNFRSALNRKDGLCLAEDRSKDPHDPHKIYEFVNSGLPDRGSCGRLGSQGFLAPLLPSPPFSTGVGDFSQPDSSPDTNGGGSTSDTQENILDELLGNMVLAPLPDPGPPSLAVAPQPLRSPSLDSPTPFPNLEPSENPLKRLLVPGEEWEFEVTAFYRGRQVFQQTISCPEGLRLVGSEVGDRTLPGWPITLPDPGMSLTDRGVMSYVRHVLSSLGGGLALRRAGQRLWAQRLGHCHTYWAVSEELLNSGHGPDGEVPKDKEGGVFDLGPFIVGCAHVPQGLGRNRPGRGCLLPGEHCGPAHFQQPPTLPHL; encoded by the exons ATGGGAACCCCAAAGCCACGGATCCTGCCCTGGCTGGTGTCGCAGCTGGACCTGGGGCAACTGGAGGGCGTGGCCTGGGTGAACGAGAGCCGCACGCGCTTCCGCATCCCTTGGAAGCACGGCCTACGGCAGGATGCACAGGAGGAGGATTTCAGAATCTTCCAG GCCTGGGCCGAGGCCACTGGTGCGTACGTTCCCGGGAGGGATAAGCCAGACCTGCCAACCTGGAAGAGGAATTTCCGTTCTGCCCTCAACCGCAAAGATGGGTTGTGTTTAGCAGAGGACCGGAGCAAGGACCCTCACGACCCACATAAGATCTACGAGTTTGTGAACTCAGGTCTGCCAGATCGGGGTTCATGTGGGAGGCTGGGGTCCCAAGGGTTCCTGGCACCCCTACTCCCCTCACCACCTTTCTCAACAGGAGTTGGGGACTTTTCCCAGCCAGACTCCTCTCCGGACACCAATGGCGGAGGCAGTACTTCTGATACCCAG GAAAACATTCTGGATGAGTTACTGGGTAACATGGTGTTGGCCCCACTGCCAGATCCAGGACCCCCAAGCCTGGCTGTAGCCCCTCAGCCCCTGCGGAGCCCCAGCTTGGACAGTCCCACTCCCTTCCCAAACCTGGAGCCCTCTGAGAACCCACTGAAGCGGCTGTTGGTGCCGGGGGAAG AGTGGGAGTTCGAGGTGACAGCCTTCTACCGGGGCCGCCAAGTCTTCCAGCAGACCATCTCCTGCCCGGAGGGCCTGCGGCTGGTGGGGTCCGAAGTGGGAGACAGGACGCTGCCTGGATGGCCAATCACACTGCCAGACCCTGGCATGTCCCTGACAGACAGGGGAGTGATGAGCTACGTGAGGCACGTGCTGAGCTCCCTGGGTGGGGGACTGGCTCTGCGGCGGGCCGGGCAGCGGCTCTGGGCCCAGCGGCTGGGGCACTGCCACACATACTGGGCAGTGAGCGAGGAGCTGCTCAACAGCGGGCATGGGCCTGATGGCGAGGTCCCCAAGGACAAGGAAGGAGGCGTGTTCGACCTGGGGCCCTTCATTGTAG GTTGTGCCCACGTGCCTCAGGGCCTTGGTAGAAATCGCCCGGGTAGGGGGTGCCTCCTCCCTGGAGAACACTGTGGACCTGCACATTTCCAACAGCCACCCACTCTCCCTCACCTCTGA
- the BCL2L12 gene encoding bcl-2-like protein 12 isoform X2: MAGSEELGLREDTLRVLAAFLRRGEAAGSPVPTPLSPAQEEPTDFLSRLRRCLPCSLGRGAAPPESPRPCSLPIRPCYGSEPGPATPDFYALVAQRLEQLVQEQLKSPPSPELQGPPPTEKEAILRRLVALLEEEAEVINQKEGILAASPVDLNLPLD; encoded by the exons ATGGCAGGCTCTGAAGAGCTGGGGCTCCGGGAAGACACGCTGAGGGTCCTAGCTGCCTTCCTTAGGCGTGGTGAGGCTGCCGGGTCTCCTGTTCCAACTCCACTCAG CCCTGCCCAAGAAGAGCCAACAGACTTCCTGAGCCGCCTTCGAAGATGTCTTCCCTGCTCCCTGGGGCGAGGAGCAGCACCCCCTGAGTCCCCTCGGCCTTGCTCTCTGCCCATCCGCCCCTGCTATGGTTCAGAGCCTG GCCCAGCTACTCCAGACTTCTATGCCTTGGTGGCTCAGCGGCTGGAACAGCTGGTCCAAGAGCAACTGAAATCTCCACCTAGCCCAG AATTACAGGGTCCCCCACCCACAGAGAAGGAAGCCATACTGCGGAGGCTGGTGGCCctgctggaggaggaggcagaagtcATTAACCAGAAG GAGGGCATCCTGGCCGCCTCACCCGTGGACTTGAACTTGCCATTGGACTGA
- the PRMT1 gene encoding protein arginine N-methyltransferase 1 isoform X1 translates to MAAAEAANCIMENFVATLANGMSLQPPLEEVSCGQAESSEKPNAEDMTSKDYYFDSYAHFGIHEEMLKDEVRTLTYRNSMFHNRHLFKDKVVLDVGSGTGILCMFAAKAGARKVIGIECSSISDYAVKIVKANKLDHVVTIIKGKVEEVELPVEKVDIIISEWMGYCLFYESMLNTVLYARDKWLAPDGLIFPDRATLYVTAIEDRQYKDYKIHWWENVYGFDMSCIKDVAIKEPLVDVVDPKQLVTNACLIKEVDIYTVKVEDLTFTSPFCLQVKRNDYVHALVAYFNIEFTRCHKRTGFSTSPESPYTHWKQTVFYMEDYLTVKTGEEIFGTIGMRPNAKNNRDLDFTIDLDFKGQLCELSCSTDYRMR, encoded by the exons ATGGCGGCAGCCGAGGCCGCGAACTGCATCATGGAG AATTTTGTAGCCACCTTGGCTAATGGGATGAGCCTCCAGCCGCCTCTTGAAGAA GTGTCCTGTGGCCAGGCGGAAAGCAGCGAGAAGCCCAATGCTGAGGACATGACATCCAAAGATTACTACTTTGACTCCTACGCCCACTTTGGCATCCACGAG GAGATGTTGAAGGACGAGGTGCGTACCCTCACGTACCGCAACTCCATGTTTCACAACCGGCACCTCTTCAAGGACAAGGTGGTGCTGGACGTCGGCTCGGGCACCGGCATCCTCTGCATGTTCGCCGCCAAGGCCGGGGCCCGCAAGGTCATTGGG ATCGAGTGTTCCAGTATCTCTGATTATGCGGTGAAGATTGTCAAAGCCAACAAGTTAGACCATG TGGTGACCATCATCAAGGGGAAGGTGGAGGAGGTAGAGCTCCCGGTGGAGAAGGTGGACATCATCATCAGTGAGTGGATGGGCTACTGCCTCTTCTACGAGTCCATGCTCAACACCGTGCTCTACGCCCGGGACAAGTGGCTG GCACCCGATGGCCTCATCTTCCCAGACCGGGCCACGCTGTATGTGACGGCCATCGAGGACCGGCAGTACAAAGACTACAAGATCCACT gGTGGGAGAACGTGTATGGCTTCGACATGTCTTGCATCAAAGATGTGGCCATCAAGGAGCCCCTAGTGGATGTGGTGGACCCCAAACAGCTGGTCACCAACGCCTGCCTCATAAAG GAGGTGGACATCTACACCGTCAAGGTGGAAGACCTGACGTTCACCTCCCCATTCTGCCTGCAAGTGAAGCGGAATGACTACGTGCACGCCCTGGTGGCCTACTTCAACATCGAGTTCACTCGTTGCCATAAGAGGACGGGCTTCTCCACCA GCCCTGAGTCCCCGTACACGCACTGGAAGCAGACAGTGTTCTACATGGAGGACTACCTGACCGTGAAGACGGGCGAGGAGATCTTCGGCACCATCGGCATGCGGCCCAATGCCAAGAACAAC CGGGACCTGGACTTCACCATCGACCTGGACTTCAAGGGCCAGCTGTGCGAGCTGTCCTGCTCCACTGACTACCGGATGCGCTGA
- the ADM5 gene encoding LOW QUALITY PROTEIN: putative adrenomedullin-5-like protein (The sequence of the model RefSeq protein was modified relative to this genomic sequence to represent the inferred CDS: inserted 1 base in 1 codon; deleted 2 bases in 1 codon): MGSCGCNSRPRILTRPAHILILLLLLAFSAQGTXDTAARRGQHQVPQHRGHVCYLGVCRTHRLAEIIQWIRCLHQGALREGQPRAPGPLQLWAPPVARGGSPARFPGLRPAARGPAQCPARWVTSGTARPLLGFSLPIRILELLPHVSSPLTPAPETAFPSPSPGCD, from the exons ATGGGGTCGTGTGGCTGCAACTCCAGGCCACGGATCCTGACCCGCCCTGCCCACATCCTCATCCTGCTGTTGCTCCTCGCCTTCTCCGCCCAGGGGA CGGATACTGCAGCCAG GCGAGGCCAGCACCAGGTCCCCCAGCACCGCGGGCACGTCTGTTACCTGGGCGTATGCCGGACCCACCGCCTGGCGGAGATTATACAATGGATTCGC TGCCTCCACCAAGGAGCCCTCAGGGAAGGCCAGCCGCGAGCCCCAGGACCCCTACAGCTATGGGCGCCGCCGGTGGCGCGAGGCGGAAGCCCGGCTCGGTTCCCAGGACTCCGGCCTGCAGCGAGGGGCCCAGCGCAGTGCCCAGCTCGCTGGGTGACCTCTGGCACGGCTCGTCCCCTCCTCGGCTTCAGTTTGCCTATCCGTATATTGGAGCTTCTACCCCACGTGTCTTCTCCCCTAACTCCAGCCCCTGAAACCGCCTTCCCCAGTCCCTCCCCGGGCTGTGACTAG